A genomic window from Ursus arctos isolate Adak ecotype North America unplaced genomic scaffold, UrsArc2.0 scaffold_25, whole genome shotgun sequence includes:
- the MOK gene encoding MAPK/MAK/MRK overlapping kinase isoform X2, translating into MKNYKTVGRIGEGTFSEVMKLRSLRDGSYYACKQMKQHFESIEQVNSLREIQALRRLNPHPNILTLHEVVFDRKSGSLALICELMDMNIYELIRGRRHPLSEKKIMHYMYQLCKSLDHMHRNGIFHRDVKPENILIKDVLKLGDFGSCRSVYSKQPYTEYVSTRWYRAPECLLTDGFYTYKMDLWSAGCVFYEIASLQPLFPGANELDQISKIHDVIGTPAEKTLTKFKKSRAMSFDFPFKKGSGIPLLTASLSSQCLSLLHAMVAYDPDERISAHQALQHPYFQGQRAAEKQALASHRKPFFPERPVASELFSNSWQISKKDRKQKQSLKPEEDHPKRPGPAYLMELPKLKLSEGTKLSSHSSPALRSVLGPGANRKVPVLRPFKCAGADQKTDAQKDLKANLKQYRLPTIERKGGGY; encoded by the exons TATTGAGCAAGTGAACAGTCTGCGGGAGATACAAGCACTGAGACGCCTGAATCCACACCCAAACATTCTTACGTTGCACGAAGTGGTTTT TGACAGAAAATCTGGTTCTCTTGCACTAATATGTGAACTTATGGACATGAATATTTATGAGCTAATACGAG GGAGAAGACACccattatcagaaaaaaagattatgcACTATATGTACCAGTTATGTAAATCCCTTGATCATATGCACAG AAATGGAATATTTCACAGAGATGTAAAGccagaaaatatattaataaag GATGTCCTGAAATTAGGGGACTTTGGGTCCTGCCGGAGCGTCTATTCCAAGCAGCCGTACACAGAGTACGTTTCCACCCGCTGGTATCGCGCCCCAGAGTGTCTCCTCACCGATGGCTTCTACACCTACAAAATGGACCTGTGGAGCGCGGGCTGTGTGTTCTACGAGATCGCCAG TCTGCAGCCCCTCTTCCCCGGTGCCAATGAGCTGGACCAGATCTCAAAAATCCACGACGTCATCGGCACGCCTGCTGAGAAGACCCTCACCAAGTTCAAAAA GTCGAGAGCTATgagttttgattttccttttaaaaagggaTCAGGAATACCTCTACTGACGGCCAGTTTGTCCTCGCAatgcctctccctcctgcacGCAATGGTGGCCTATGATCCCGATGAGAGAATCAGCGCCCACCAGGCCCTGCAGCACCCCTACTTCCAAGGACAGAG gGCAGCTGAGAAACAGGCTCTGGCCAGCCACAGAAAACCTTTCTTTCCAGAGCGCCCTGTGGCATCAGAACTGTTCAGTAACAGCTGGCAAATTTCAAAGAAGGACAGAAAGCAG AAACAGTCCCTAAAGCCAGAGGAGGACCATCCCAAGAGACCAGGACCGGCCTACCTAATGGAACTGCCCAAACTGAAGCTCTCGGAAGGGACCAAACTGTCCTCGCACTCCAGCCCCGCACTGCGCTCCGTGCTCGGCCCGGGGGCCAACAGGAAAGTGCCGGTGCTGAGGCCCTTCAAGTGCGCTGGCGCCGACCAGAAG ACGGATGCGCAGAAGGACCTGAAGGCCAACCTGAAGCAGTACCGTCTGCCCACGATCGAGAGGAAGGGCGGGGGGTACTGA
- the MOK gene encoding MAPK/MAK/MRK overlapping kinase isoform X4 has product MHYMYQLCKSLDHMHRNGIFHRDVKPENILIKQDVLKLGDFGSCRSVYSKQPYTEYVSTRWYRAPECLLTDGFYTYKMDLWSAGCVFYEIASLQPLFPGANELDQISKIHDVIGTPAEKTLTKFKKSRAMSFDFPFKKGSGIPLLTASLSSQCLSLLHAMVAYDPDERISAHQALQHPYFQGQRAAEKQALASHRKPFFPERPVASELFSNSWQISKKDRKQKQSLKPEEDHPKRPGPAYLMELPKLKLSEGTKLSSHSSPALRSVLGPGANRKVPVLRPFKCAGADQKTDAQKDLKANLKQYRLPTIERKGGGY; this is encoded by the exons atgcACTATATGTACCAGTTATGTAAATCCCTTGATCATATGCACAG AAATGGAATATTTCACAGAGATGTAAAGccagaaaatatattaataaag CAGGATGTCCTGAAATTAGGGGACTTTGGGTCCTGCCGGAGCGTCTATTCCAAGCAGCCGTACACAGAGTACGTTTCCACCCGCTGGTATCGCGCCCCAGAGTGTCTCCTCACCGATGGCTTCTACACCTACAAAATGGACCTGTGGAGCGCGGGCTGTGTGTTCTACGAGATCGCCAG TCTGCAGCCCCTCTTCCCCGGTGCCAATGAGCTGGACCAGATCTCAAAAATCCACGACGTCATCGGCACGCCTGCTGAGAAGACCCTCACCAAGTTCAAAAA GTCGAGAGCTATgagttttgattttccttttaaaaagggaTCAGGAATACCTCTACTGACGGCCAGTTTGTCCTCGCAatgcctctccctcctgcacGCAATGGTGGCCTATGATCCCGATGAGAGAATCAGCGCCCACCAGGCCCTGCAGCACCCCTACTTCCAAGGACAGAG gGCAGCTGAGAAACAGGCTCTGGCCAGCCACAGAAAACCTTTCTTTCCAGAGCGCCCTGTGGCATCAGAACTGTTCAGTAACAGCTGGCAAATTTCAAAGAAGGACAGAAAGCAG AAACAGTCCCTAAAGCCAGAGGAGGACCATCCCAAGAGACCAGGACCGGCCTACCTAATGGAACTGCCCAAACTGAAGCTCTCGGAAGGGACCAAACTGTCCTCGCACTCCAGCCCCGCACTGCGCTCCGTGCTCGGCCCGGGGGCCAACAGGAAAGTGCCGGTGCTGAGGCCCTTCAAGTGCGCTGGCGCCGACCAGAAG ACGGATGCGCAGAAGGACCTGAAGGCCAACCTGAAGCAGTACCGTCTGCCCACGATCGAGAGGAAGGGCGGGGGGTACTGA
- the MOK gene encoding MAPK/MAK/MRK overlapping kinase isoform X3 has protein sequence MKRRRHPLSEKKIMHYMYQLCKSLDHMHRNGIFHRDVKPENILIKQDVLKLGDFGSCRSVYSKQPYTEYVSTRWYRAPECLLTDGFYTYKMDLWSAGCVFYEIASLQPLFPGANELDQISKIHDVIGTPAEKTLTKFKKSRAMSFDFPFKKGSGIPLLTASLSSQCLSLLHAMVAYDPDERISAHQALQHPYFQGQRAAEKQALASHRKPFFPERPVASELFSNSWQISKKDRKQKQSLKPEEDHPKRPGPAYLMELPKLKLSEGTKLSSHSSPALRSVLGPGANRKVPVLRPFKCAGADQKTDAQKDLKANLKQYRLPTIERKGGGY, from the exons GGAGAAGACACccattatcagaaaaaaagattatgcACTATATGTACCAGTTATGTAAATCCCTTGATCATATGCACAG AAATGGAATATTTCACAGAGATGTAAAGccagaaaatatattaataaag CAGGATGTCCTGAAATTAGGGGACTTTGGGTCCTGCCGGAGCGTCTATTCCAAGCAGCCGTACACAGAGTACGTTTCCACCCGCTGGTATCGCGCCCCAGAGTGTCTCCTCACCGATGGCTTCTACACCTACAAAATGGACCTGTGGAGCGCGGGCTGTGTGTTCTACGAGATCGCCAG TCTGCAGCCCCTCTTCCCCGGTGCCAATGAGCTGGACCAGATCTCAAAAATCCACGACGTCATCGGCACGCCTGCTGAGAAGACCCTCACCAAGTTCAAAAA GTCGAGAGCTATgagttttgattttccttttaaaaagggaTCAGGAATACCTCTACTGACGGCCAGTTTGTCCTCGCAatgcctctccctcctgcacGCAATGGTGGCCTATGATCCCGATGAGAGAATCAGCGCCCACCAGGCCCTGCAGCACCCCTACTTCCAAGGACAGAG gGCAGCTGAGAAACAGGCTCTGGCCAGCCACAGAAAACCTTTCTTTCCAGAGCGCCCTGTGGCATCAGAACTGTTCAGTAACAGCTGGCAAATTTCAAAGAAGGACAGAAAGCAG AAACAGTCCCTAAAGCCAGAGGAGGACCATCCCAAGAGACCAGGACCGGCCTACCTAATGGAACTGCCCAAACTGAAGCTCTCGGAAGGGACCAAACTGTCCTCGCACTCCAGCCCCGCACTGCGCTCCGTGCTCGGCCCGGGGGCCAACAGGAAAGTGCCGGTGCTGAGGCCCTTCAAGTGCGCTGGCGCCGACCAGAAG ACGGATGCGCAGAAGGACCTGAAGGCCAACCTGAAGCAGTACCGTCTGCCCACGATCGAGAGGAAGGGCGGGGGGTACTGA
- the MOK gene encoding MAPK/MAK/MRK overlapping kinase isoform X5: MDMNIYELIRGRRHPLSEKKIMHYMYQLCKSLDHMHRNGIFHRDVKPENILIKQDVLKLGDFGSCRSVYSKQPYTEYVSTRWYRAPECLLTDGFYTYKMDLWSAGCVFYEIASLQPLFPGANELDQISKIHDVIGTPAEKTLTKFKKSRAMSFDFPFKKGSGIPLLTASLSSQCLSLLHAMVAYDPDERISAHQALQHPYFQGQRAAEKQALASHRKPFFPERPVASELFSNSWQISKKDRKQKQSLKPEEDHPKRPGPAYLMELPKLKLSEGTKLSSHSSPALRSVLGPGANRKVPVLRPFKCAGADQKTDAQKDLKANLKQYRLPTIERKGGGY; encoded by the exons ATGGACATGAATATTTATGAGCTAATACGAG GGAGAAGACACccattatcagaaaaaaagattatgcACTATATGTACCAGTTATGTAAATCCCTTGATCATATGCACAG AAATGGAATATTTCACAGAGATGTAAAGccagaaaatatattaataaag CAGGATGTCCTGAAATTAGGGGACTTTGGGTCCTGCCGGAGCGTCTATTCCAAGCAGCCGTACACAGAGTACGTTTCCACCCGCTGGTATCGCGCCCCAGAGTGTCTCCTCACCGATGGCTTCTACACCTACAAAATGGACCTGTGGAGCGCGGGCTGTGTGTTCTACGAGATCGCCAG TCTGCAGCCCCTCTTCCCCGGTGCCAATGAGCTGGACCAGATCTCAAAAATCCACGACGTCATCGGCACGCCTGCTGAGAAGACCCTCACCAAGTTCAAAAA GTCGAGAGCTATgagttttgattttccttttaaaaagggaTCAGGAATACCTCTACTGACGGCCAGTTTGTCCTCGCAatgcctctccctcctgcacGCAATGGTGGCCTATGATCCCGATGAGAGAATCAGCGCCCACCAGGCCCTGCAGCACCCCTACTTCCAAGGACAGAG gGCAGCTGAGAAACAGGCTCTGGCCAGCCACAGAAAACCTTTCTTTCCAGAGCGCCCTGTGGCATCAGAACTGTTCAGTAACAGCTGGCAAATTTCAAAGAAGGACAGAAAGCAG AAACAGTCCCTAAAGCCAGAGGAGGACCATCCCAAGAGACCAGGACCGGCCTACCTAATGGAACTGCCCAAACTGAAGCTCTCGGAAGGGACCAAACTGTCCTCGCACTCCAGCCCCGCACTGCGCTCCGTGCTCGGCCCGGGGGCCAACAGGAAAGTGCCGGTGCTGAGGCCCTTCAAGTGCGCTGGCGCCGACCAGAAG ACGGATGCGCAGAAGGACCTGAAGGCCAACCTGAAGCAGTACCGTCTGCCCACGATCGAGAGGAAGGGCGGGGGGTACTGA
- the MOK gene encoding MAPK/MAK/MRK overlapping kinase isoform X1, which yields MKNYKTVGRIGEGTFSEVMKLRSLRDGSYYACKQMKQHFESIEQVNSLREIQALRRLNPHPNILTLHEVVFDRKSGSLALICELMDMNIYELIRGRRHPLSEKKIMHYMYQLCKSLDHMHRNGIFHRDVKPENILIKQDVLKLGDFGSCRSVYSKQPYTEYVSTRWYRAPECLLTDGFYTYKMDLWSAGCVFYEIASLQPLFPGANELDQISKIHDVIGTPAEKTLTKFKKSRAMSFDFPFKKGSGIPLLTASLSSQCLSLLHAMVAYDPDERISAHQALQHPYFQGQRAAEKQALASHRKPFFPERPVASELFSNSWQISKKDRKQKQSLKPEEDHPKRPGPAYLMELPKLKLSEGTKLSSHSSPALRSVLGPGANRKVPVLRPFKCAGADQKTDAQKDLKANLKQYRLPTIERKGGGY from the exons TATTGAGCAAGTGAACAGTCTGCGGGAGATACAAGCACTGAGACGCCTGAATCCACACCCAAACATTCTTACGTTGCACGAAGTGGTTTT TGACAGAAAATCTGGTTCTCTTGCACTAATATGTGAACTTATGGACATGAATATTTATGAGCTAATACGAG GGAGAAGACACccattatcagaaaaaaagattatgcACTATATGTACCAGTTATGTAAATCCCTTGATCATATGCACAG AAATGGAATATTTCACAGAGATGTAAAGccagaaaatatattaataaag CAGGATGTCCTGAAATTAGGGGACTTTGGGTCCTGCCGGAGCGTCTATTCCAAGCAGCCGTACACAGAGTACGTTTCCACCCGCTGGTATCGCGCCCCAGAGTGTCTCCTCACCGATGGCTTCTACACCTACAAAATGGACCTGTGGAGCGCGGGCTGTGTGTTCTACGAGATCGCCAG TCTGCAGCCCCTCTTCCCCGGTGCCAATGAGCTGGACCAGATCTCAAAAATCCACGACGTCATCGGCACGCCTGCTGAGAAGACCCTCACCAAGTTCAAAAA GTCGAGAGCTATgagttttgattttccttttaaaaagggaTCAGGAATACCTCTACTGACGGCCAGTTTGTCCTCGCAatgcctctccctcctgcacGCAATGGTGGCCTATGATCCCGATGAGAGAATCAGCGCCCACCAGGCCCTGCAGCACCCCTACTTCCAAGGACAGAG gGCAGCTGAGAAACAGGCTCTGGCCAGCCACAGAAAACCTTTCTTTCCAGAGCGCCCTGTGGCATCAGAACTGTTCAGTAACAGCTGGCAAATTTCAAAGAAGGACAGAAAGCAG AAACAGTCCCTAAAGCCAGAGGAGGACCATCCCAAGAGACCAGGACCGGCCTACCTAATGGAACTGCCCAAACTGAAGCTCTCGGAAGGGACCAAACTGTCCTCGCACTCCAGCCCCGCACTGCGCTCCGTGCTCGGCCCGGGGGCCAACAGGAAAGTGCCGGTGCTGAGGCCCTTCAAGTGCGCTGGCGCCGACCAGAAG ACGGATGCGCAGAAGGACCTGAAGGCCAACCTGAAGCAGTACCGTCTGCCCACGATCGAGAGGAAGGGCGGGGGGTACTGA